One Methanocalculus natronophilus DNA window includes the following coding sequences:
- the mcrC gene encoding methyl-coenzyme M reductase I operon protein C, with amino-acid sequence MPIGRVTQVVDCRQSMGMGKGGSLAQRGTISECRYPDVIVVAMSPGRRHVTKPICDITSALRQQGVEYSVSTLVLNAGSGIPADAGKLGGAAIGSNFGLTYREVEQIERHRVAVLHMGNVRSHVVHKARSILEACDINAVVVSQAPIDYEDLAREGVKTAFVMPRDDAILTKGTVVAIVSGVTRGQTPTREKLADVIREVLRTIKKT; translated from the coding sequence ATGCCAATCGGACGTGTGACACAGGTCGTCGACTGCCGCCAGTCCATGGGAATGGGCAAAGGAGGATCACTCGCCCAGCGAGGAACGATCTCCGAGTGCCGGTACCCGGACGTCATCGTGGTGGCAATGTCTCCCGGACGGAGGCATGTCACAAAGCCGATCTGCGATATCACGTCAGCACTCAGGCAGCAGGGGGTCGAATACAGCGTAAGCACCCTGGTGTTGAACGCGGGCAGCGGCATTCCGGCAGATGCAGGAAAGCTCGGAGGAGCAGCAATCGGTTCGAACTTCGGCCTCACGTACCGTGAGGTTGAACAGATCGAACGGCACAGGGTCGCTGTTCTCCACATGGGCAATGTCCGGTCACATGTTGTGCATAAGGCCAGAAGCATCCTGGAGGCATGCGATATCAATGCAGTCGTCGTCTCCCAGGCGCCGATCGATTATGAAGATCTCGCACGGGAAGGCGTGAAGACGGCATTCGTTATGCCCCGTGATGATGCGATCCTGACAAAAGGTACTGTCGTCGCAATCGTAAGCGGGGTGACGCGTGGGCAGACACCGACACGGGAAAAGCTGGCAGATGTCATCCGTGAAGTATTACGAACAATAAAGAAAACATGA
- the mcrD gene encoding methyl-coenzyme M reductase operon protein D: MADTSYPQVRIVPARFLNPDTVEDLANRILALGGIRRIVFNGPRLPEIVPYGPARGTPNVIAFRREIEVMGETIKLQVHVGTILLELEDASTIPEIRSACEAAFRELPHTLQEGKFMRSSMTMTDYAKYGVVEDERILGMVDPKSKTRPIILQGNK; encoded by the coding sequence ATGGCAGACACCAGCTATCCACAGGTACGAATCGTCCCCGCACGTTTCCTCAACCCCGATACAGTCGAGGATCTGGCAAACCGGATCCTCGCCCTCGGCGGCATCAGGCGGATCGTCTTCAACGGTCCACGGTTACCCGAGATTGTCCCCTATGGGCCTGCTCGAGGTACACCCAATGTGATTGCATTCAGGAGGGAGATCGAGGTGATGGGTGAGACGATCAAACTGCAGGTCCATGTTGGTACAATTCTTCTTGAGCTTGAAGATGCATCCACCATACCTGAGATCAGATCCGCGTGTGAGGCGGCCTTCAGAGAGTTACCCCATACCCTCCAGGAGGGTAAATTCATGCGTTCCAGCATGACCATGACCGACTATGCAAAATACGGTGTTGTCGAGGATGAACGTATTCTCGGCATGGTTGACCCAAAGAGCAAAACCAGACCGATTATCCTGCAGGGAAACAAGTAA
- the mcrB gene encoding coenzyme-B sulfoethylthiotransferase subunit beta, translating into MAKFKDSIDLYDDAGKLLKSGVALEKVSPLVNPAIQKMINLTKRTVAVNLGGVEEALKTGKIGKHQQILGRELDLDIVKNSGAISEKIKEMVQVQDGDDTKITPFKNGGLLLVEAPTARLNAASTYDAAITSVASAATYAIMEQFNVDMFDANTVKAAIWGTYPQTMDPSGGNVVSILSIPQNNEGLGYALRNIPANHAVMMTGKNAMQGAALSATFEQAGEFEMGAAIGPFERAQLLLYAYQGLNANNLVYDLVKANGQNGTIGTVVQSLVERALEDKVIAPGKKGGYFQFYDTKDPMLWNAYAAAGTMAATMVNCGAGRFAQAVSSTLLYFNDLLEHETGLPGCDYGRVMGVAVGFSFFSHSIYGGGGPGIFNGNHVVTRHAAGVGIPCIVAACALDAGTQMFSPESTSKIYGDTFGQVEEFAKPIQAIAKAV; encoded by the coding sequence ATGGCAAAATTTAAAGACTCAATCGACCTGTATGACGATGCAGGAAAGCTCCTGAAGAGCGGTGTTGCACTTGAGAAAGTCAGCCCGCTTGTGAACCCTGCTATCCAGAAGATGATCAACCTGACCAAGAGGACGGTTGCCGTCAACCTTGGCGGAGTTGAGGAAGCACTCAAGACCGGAAAGATCGGCAAACACCAGCAGATCCTTGGCCGTGAGCTTGATCTTGACATCGTCAAGAACTCAGGCGCAATCTCAGAGAAGATCAAAGAGATGGTGCAGGTACAGGACGGCGACGACACAAAGATCACGCCATTCAAGAACGGCGGTCTTCTCCTTGTCGAGGCACCGACTGCACGTCTGAATGCAGCATCCACCTATGATGCCGCAATCACTTCTGTTGCATCTGCTGCAACCTATGCCATCATGGAGCAGTTCAATGTGGACATGTTTGATGCAAACACCGTCAAGGCAGCCATCTGGGGAACCTACCCGCAGACGATGGACCCATCAGGCGGAAATGTTGTTTCAATTCTCTCAATTCCACAGAACAACGAAGGTCTCGGGTACGCACTCCGGAACATCCCGGCAAACCACGCCGTCATGATGACCGGAAAGAACGCAATGCAGGGTGCAGCACTCTCAGCCACCTTCGAGCAGGCAGGAGAGTTCGAGATGGGCGCCGCAATCGGTCCCTTCGAGCGTGCACAGCTGCTCCTCTACGCCTACCAGGGCTTAAACGCAAACAACCTTGTTTATGACCTTGTCAAGGCAAACGGCCAGAACGGAACCATCGGTACCGTTGTCCAGTCACTTGTCGAGCGTGCACTTGAGGACAAGGTTATTGCACCCGGCAAGAAGGGCGGATACTTCCAGTTCTATGACACGAAGGACCCGATGCTCTGGAATGCCTATGCAGCAGCAGGTACAATGGCAGCAACCATGGTCAACTGTGGTGCAGGACGTTTCGCACAGGCAGTCTCTTCAACACTCCTGTACTTCAACGATCTGCTTGAGCACGAGACCGGTCTCCCAGGCTGTGACTACGGCCGTGTAATGGGTGTTGCAGTTGGTTTCTCCTTCTTCAGCCACTCGATCTATGGTGGTGGAGGACCAGGTATCTTCAACGGAAACCACGTCGTCACCAGGCACGCAGCCGGTGTCGGTATCCCCTGTATCGTCGCTGCATGTGCACTTGATGCAGGAACCCAGATGTTCTCTCCAGAGAGCACATCGAAGATCTATGGTGACACCTTCGGCCAGGTCGAAGAATTTGCAAAGCCAATCCAGGCAATTGCAAAAGCCGTATAA
- a CDS encoding 4Fe-4S binding protein → MEIERDRGMHTRGGVITENTKDYCTVRVRLPAGIATTAQLAGIGDIASRFGDGSAHLTVRQTFEIPHVKIRDLEDVGQALEANGTPVGSEREEIVNITACPGTDRCRLANIDSISVAQEIDKKYFGKNMPIRVRIAVASCPNSCVSERLCEIGISGIRQPIRDPGLCTGCGTCVNYCKEGALVVKSGDIVLNREKCIDCGNCIHICPFHILKGHPLAYMITVGGKRGRHPTVGRTLVTVNDREVLHTAIDMVVTWIYRKAWDGKLLGDQLDDIGFDRLKKDVIGAISPEFVVSGPESTHIPERRDL, encoded by the coding sequence ATGGAGATAGAAAGAGACAGAGGGATGCACACCCGCGGCGGTGTGATCACCGAAAATACAAAAGACTATTGTACTGTCCGGGTCAGGTTACCGGCTGGCATAGCCACCACAGCGCAGCTTGCAGGGATAGGAGATATCGCATCACGGTTTGGTGATGGAAGCGCTCACCTGACTGTCAGGCAGACATTTGAGATCCCCCATGTAAAGATACGGGATCTCGAAGACGTTGGACAGGCACTTGAGGCAAACGGGACACCTGTTGGATCAGAGCGTGAGGAGATAGTCAATATTACCGCATGTCCGGGAACAGATCGGTGCAGGCTTGCAAACATAGATTCAATTTCTGTTGCACAGGAGATCGATAAAAAGTATTTTGGGAAAAATATGCCGATTCGAGTCAGGATTGCCGTTGCATCCTGTCCAAACAGCTGCGTCTCGGAACGCCTCTGTGAGATCGGCATCTCCGGCATCCGGCAGCCGATCCGGGATCCCGGACTCTGCACCGGGTGCGGAACATGTGTGAACTACTGCAAGGAAGGCGCCCTTGTCGTGAAGAGCGGCGATATTGTGCTGAACCGCGAAAAGTGCATTGACTGCGGCAACTGCATCCACATCTGCCCATTCCATATCCTCAAAGGCCACCCCCTCGCCTACATGATCACTGTTGGCGGAAAGCGGGGGCGTCATCCGACGGTTGGACGAACCCTCGTCACGGTCAACGACAGAGAGGTTCTGCATACCGCAATCGATATGGTCGTCACGTGGATCTACCGGAAGGCATGGGACGGAAAACTCCTCGGCGATCAGCTCGACGACATCGGTTTTGACAGGTTGAAAAAAGACGTTATAGGCGCCATTTCGCCAGAATTTGTCGTATCAGGCCCAGAAAGTACACATATCCCAGAGCGCAGAGATTTGTAG